In Sphingobacterium sp. PCS056, the following proteins share a genomic window:
- the sufC gene encoding Fe-S cluster assembly ATPase SufC has product MLSIKNLHASVDGKQILKGLNLEVKAGEIHAIMGPNGAGKSTLGNVLAGRDAYEVTEGEALLDNVDLLDLSPEDRAREGLFLAFQYPIEIPGVSNINFLKTAVNDIRAYKGLPPMEAKEFLKTVKEKQQLVEFSANLANRSLNEGFSGGEKKRNEIFQLAMLNPKLSILDETDSGLDIDALRIVANGVNQLRSKDNAFVVITHYQRLLDYIVPDVVHVLYNGRIVKSGPKELALELEEKGYDWLKELDAQNA; this is encoded by the coding sequence ATGTTAAGTATAAAAAATTTACACGCGTCTGTAGACGGCAAACAAATTTTAAAAGGTTTAAATCTTGAAGTAAAAGCAGGTGAGATTCATGCCATCATGGGTCCAAATGGCGCTGGTAAAAGTACTTTAGGAAATGTTTTAGCTGGTCGTGATGCGTACGAAGTAACTGAAGGTGAAGCTTTATTGGACAATGTTGATCTATTGGATTTATCTCCTGAGGATCGTGCTCGTGAAGGTCTATTCTTAGCTTTCCAATATCCAATCGAAATACCAGGGGTATCAAACATTAACTTCTTAAAGACAGCGGTTAACGATATTCGTGCATATAAAGGTTTGCCTCCTATGGAAGCAAAGGAGTTCTTAAAAACGGTTAAAGAAAAACAACAATTGGTTGAATTCTCTGCTAACTTAGCGAATCGTTCATTAAATGAAGGATTTTCTGGTGGTGAGAAAAAACGTAATGAAATTTTTCAATTGGCGATGTTAAATCCTAAATTATCTATCTTGGACGAGACAGATTCAGGATTGGATATTGATGCTTTACGTATCGTAGCTAACGGTGTGAATCAATTGCGTTCTAAAGATAATGCTTTTGTAGTGATCACACACTATCAACGTCTTTTAGATTATATCGTGCCTGATGTTGTGCACGTATTATACAACGGACGCATTGTGAAATCTGGTCCTAAAGAACTTGCTTTAGAATTAGAAGAAAAAGGTTACGATTGGTTAAAAGAATTAGACGCACAAAACGCATAA
- the sufB gene encoding Fe-S cluster assembly protein SufB produces the protein MSTKDDDLLKELELEEYKYGFTTDIEMEFAPIGLTEDTVRFISAKKNEPEWLLEWRLKAFRHFQTLKMPKWQNFETPEVDFQGISYYAAPKVKPQLNSLDEVDPELLSTFAKLGIPLDEQKILAGVVAVDAVFDSVSVKTTFREKLKEQGVIFCSFGEAVQEHPELVKKYLGTVVPQTDNIYAALNSAVFSDGSFVYIPKGVRCPMELSTYFRINAQNTGQFERTLIVAEEGAYVSYLEGCTAPMRDENQLHAAVVELIAEKDAEIKYSTVQNWYPGDKDGKGGIFNFVTKRGICKGDNSKISWTQVETGSAITWKYPGVILKGDNSVGEFYSVAMTRNMQVADTGTKMIHIGKNTKSKIISKGISAGKSHNSYRGLVKIGPHADNARNFTQCDSLLIGDRCGAHTFPYIENRNNTATLEHEATTSKIGEDQVFYLNQRGIDSEKAVGLIVNGYAKEVLNQLPMEFAVEAQKLLAISLEGSVG, from the coding sequence ATGAGTACTAAAGACGACGATTTACTAAAAGAGCTAGAGCTCGAAGAATATAAATACGGGTTCACGACAGACATCGAAATGGAATTTGCACCGATTGGTCTTACAGAAGACACCGTGCGTTTTATTTCGGCAAAGAAAAATGAACCTGAATGGTTATTGGAGTGGAGATTGAAAGCATTCCGTCATTTTCAGACCTTAAAAATGCCTAAATGGCAAAATTTTGAAACACCTGAAGTTGATTTTCAAGGTATCTCTTATTATGCGGCACCTAAGGTGAAACCGCAATTAAATAGTTTAGACGAAGTAGACCCAGAATTGTTGTCTACGTTTGCTAAATTGGGGATCCCATTGGATGAACAGAAAATCTTAGCAGGTGTGGTTGCTGTAGATGCTGTATTTGATTCGGTCTCTGTGAAAACGACTTTCCGTGAAAAACTAAAAGAGCAAGGTGTCATCTTTTGTTCTTTTGGAGAAGCTGTTCAAGAGCATCCAGAATTGGTGAAAAAATATTTGGGGACAGTTGTTCCTCAAACTGATAATATTTATGCGGCATTAAATTCTGCTGTATTTTCTGATGGGTCATTTGTATATATTCCGAAAGGCGTTCGTTGTCCGATGGAATTGTCTACTTATTTCCGTATCAATGCGCAAAACACCGGTCAATTTGAGCGTACGTTGATCGTAGCTGAAGAAGGAGCATATGTTTCTTATTTGGAGGGTTGTACTGCACCTATGCGTGATGAAAATCAATTGCACGCAGCAGTGGTAGAATTGATCGCTGAAAAAGACGCAGAAATAAAATATTCTACTGTTCAAAACTGGTATCCTGGTGATAAAGATGGTAAAGGTGGTATTTTTAACTTTGTTACAAAACGAGGAATCTGTAAAGGAGACAATAGTAAGATCTCTTGGACACAGGTGGAGACTGGTTCTGCAATTACATGGAAATATCCAGGTGTAATCTTGAAAGGCGATAACTCAGTTGGTGAGTTTTACTCCGTAGCGATGACCCGTAATATGCAAGTCGCTGATACAGGCACCAAGATGATTCACATCGGAAAGAATACAAAATCAAAAATTATTTCTAAAGGTATTTCTGCTGGTAAAAGCCATAATAGCTATAGAGGTTTGGTGAAAATCGGTCCTCATGCAGACAATGCAAGAAACTTTACACAATGTGATTCTTTACTAATTGGAGACCGTTGTGGTGCACATACTTTTCCTTACATCGAAAATCGTAATAATACAGCAACTTTAGAGCACGAAGCAACTACTTCAAAAATTGGAGAAGATCAAGTCTTTTATCTCAATCAACGGGGTATTGATTCTGAAAAAGCTGTAGGACTTATTGTCAATGGTTACGCCAAAGAAGTGTTAAATCAATTGCCAATGGAGTTTGCAGTAGAAGCTCAAAAATTATTAGCAATCTCATTAGAAGGTTCAGTAGGATAG
- a CDS encoding zinc-dependent metalloprotease, whose translation MNNLPFKRNSALASLSFFSIFILNSCQLLSPLGLGKKKDVVADSTKKDSTLVYDKFLKNAKIDSGIFNVINKEKDFFFEIPVEKLDQDFLLINKISSVPLALNEAGLNKGMNYENKVIRFSLKKARKEIWASEIKPQVEVPKEDAIARSVADNFTPSFIESFKIEGYNKDSSSVIIKVNKVFDGTEKSFNDVFTNIGLGTSPKTALSIIDQMKSFDNNVVIRSILSTRVTEGNESIPISLTITSNILELPKDAMKPRFSDPRVGYFTTPRWYFSDKQQELEKRELVTRWRLEPREEDVQRYLAGELVVPKKPIVFYIDPATPQQWRQQIIEGVHDWQKAFEEAGFKDAIIAKEVPKGMDFDMDDANTSAITYAASPQANAMGPSVVDPRTGEILEADVIWWHNVMTALNSWMRVQTGIIDPTVRGNIFSDEKMAHAIRFVSSHEIGHTLGLKHNMGSSFGFPVDSLRSASFTQKMGGTATSIMDYARFNYVAQPEDQVQAITPVIGLYDKYAIAWAYRWYPNKTAWEELPLLKKEIEAKQDNPYYWYGEQQDPKNTIDPRSQSEDLGDNAMLAGTYGLKNLKRIMPQIINWTTTSGQDYYKAGKLYMAVIGQWYTYADHVSNNIGGIYLNNPVLGDGKDAYAAVPRQTQIEALAYLKQHVFTLPEWLFRKELMTKTFPLKDSPVGSFEYAPYTLKREFQYSLLYNLLQDQRLLRMTEMELLFGRSQAWSVEEFLKALRQDIFAKTIAKQNLDIDARMLQQNYIDILLITNNKSMDKLNTKKLSFVDQFMQTAKPTFCPIHGTTHAATDESHLRNVHVSGMSRTAEMLTVKRAELIQIQKLLKAAQSSGDFTTQAHYQDLLMRISSTLNMNK comes from the coding sequence ATGAATAATCTGCCTTTCAAAAGAAATTCAGCATTAGCAAGCTTAAGTTTCTTTTCCATTTTTATCCTCAATTCTTGTCAGCTGCTCAGTCCATTAGGCTTAGGTAAAAAGAAAGATGTTGTCGCTGATTCCACAAAAAAGGATTCGACTTTGGTATATGATAAGTTTTTAAAAAATGCCAAAATTGATAGCGGAATTTTTAATGTGATTAATAAAGAGAAAGATTTCTTTTTTGAGATACCTGTAGAAAAACTAGATCAAGATTTTTTATTGATCAATAAAATCTCTTCAGTGCCATTAGCATTGAACGAAGCCGGTTTAAACAAAGGCATGAATTATGAGAATAAAGTAATACGTTTCTCCCTAAAGAAAGCGCGTAAAGAAATTTGGGCAAGTGAGATCAAACCTCAGGTAGAAGTTCCCAAAGAAGATGCGATAGCGCGTTCTGTAGCCGACAATTTTACACCTTCTTTTATTGAGTCATTTAAAATCGAAGGGTATAATAAGGATTCTTCTTCGGTCATCATCAAAGTCAATAAAGTATTCGATGGTACAGAAAAAAGTTTTAATGATGTATTTACCAATATTGGTTTAGGCACATCACCAAAGACTGCTTTATCTATTATTGATCAAATGAAATCATTTGATAACAATGTCGTAATTCGTTCGATCTTATCTACACGAGTAACAGAAGGGAATGAATCGATTCCCATTAGTTTGACGATAACAAGTAATATATTAGAATTACCCAAAGATGCGATGAAACCCCGGTTCTCGGATCCAAGGGTCGGTTATTTTACTACTCCGCGCTGGTACTTTTCAGATAAACAGCAGGAATTAGAGAAAAGAGAACTCGTAACGCGTTGGCGTCTAGAACCGCGCGAAGAAGATGTACAACGTTATTTAGCCGGTGAACTGGTTGTTCCAAAGAAACCCATCGTTTTCTATATCGATCCAGCTACTCCACAACAATGGCGTCAGCAAATTATCGAAGGGGTACATGATTGGCAAAAAGCTTTCGAAGAAGCTGGATTTAAAGATGCAATCATCGCAAAAGAAGTTCCCAAAGGAATGGATTTCGATATGGATGATGCAAACACCTCAGCGATCACGTATGCAGCATCTCCACAGGCTAATGCCATGGGACCCTCAGTTGTAGATCCTCGCACTGGTGAAATTCTAGAAGCAGACGTCATTTGGTGGCACAACGTAATGACAGCATTGAACTCATGGATGCGCGTACAGACTGGTATTATTGACCCAACAGTTCGTGGTAATATATTTTCGGACGAAAAAATGGCGCATGCTATTCGTTTTGTGTCTTCTCATGAGATTGGTCACACCTTAGGGCTGAAACATAATATGGGTTCTTCTTTTGGATTTCCTGTAGACTCTTTGCGTTCGGCATCTTTTACACAAAAGATGGGTGGTACAGCAACATCCATTATGGATTATGCTCGTTTTAATTATGTTGCACAGCCTGAAGATCAAGTGCAAGCCATCACACCAGTGATCGGGTTGTATGATAAATATGCGATTGCATGGGCTTATCGTTGGTATCCAAATAAAACAGCTTGGGAAGAACTACCATTGTTGAAAAAAGAAATCGAAGCCAAGCAAGACAATCCTTACTATTGGTATGGAGAACAGCAAGACCCTAAAAATACAATTGACCCAAGATCACAATCTGAGGATTTGGGCGATAATGCGATGCTTGCCGGAACCTATGGTTTGAAAAATTTGAAACGCATCATGCCTCAAATTATTAATTGGACAACGACTTCTGGTCAAGATTATTACAAAGCCGGTAAATTGTATATGGCAGTGATCGGTCAGTGGTATACTTATGCCGATCATGTATCTAATAATATTGGAGGTATCTACTTAAATAATCCTGTTTTGGGAGATGGCAAAGATGCTTATGCAGCAGTACCACGTCAGACACAAATAGAAGCATTAGCTTATTTGAAACAACATGTCTTCACGCTGCCAGAATGGTTGTTCCGTAAGGAATTGATGACAAAAACTTTCCCATTAAAAGATAGTCCAGTAGGATCATTTGAATATGCGCCCTATACATTAAAAAGAGAGTTTCAATACAGTTTGTTGTATAATTTGCTTCAAGACCAACGCTTACTGCGTATGACAGAGATGGAATTATTATTTGGACGTAGCCAAGCTTGGAGTGTAGAAGAATTTTTGAAAGCACTGCGTCAAGATATTTTTGCAAAAACGATAGCAAAGCAAAACTTAGATATCGATGCACGTATGTTGCAGCAAAATTATATCGATATTTTATTGATTACCAATAATAAAAGTATGGATAAGTTAAACACAAAGAAATTATCTTTTGTGGACCAATTTATGCAAACAGCCAAGCCAACTTTTTGTCCGATACACGGCACAACACATGCGGCTACTGATGAATCTCATTTACGTAATGTACATGTTTCGGGTATGAGTAGAACCGCTGAAATGTTGACCGTAAAACGTGCTGAACTCATTCAGATCCAAAAGTTGTTGAAAGCGGCACAATCATCAGGCGATTTTACCACACAAGCACATTATCAAGACCTATTAATGCGAATTAGTAGTACTTTAAATATGAATAAATAA
- a CDS encoding PH domain-containing protein: MKNYRPKINGGTYIWLLIILTILIFKYYGSINNGIYLSALLSTVFLGSIWYIIFIFPKYSIVDKSLKLNHFLEKKTISIPSIRKIERNQTRGLYPFFNPYQKGLVVHFNIYDDVFINPNSEDTFLQEILKVNPAIEIIS, translated from the coding sequence ATGAAAAATTATAGACCAAAAATCAATGGAGGAACCTACATTTGGTTACTGATTATCTTAACTATCCTTATTTTTAAATATTATGGAAGTATTAATAATGGAATTTATCTAAGTGCACTGTTATCAACCGTATTTCTTGGTTCCATCTGGTACATCATTTTTATATTTCCAAAATATAGTATTGTTGACAAATCCTTGAAGTTGAATCATTTTTTAGAAAAGAAGACAATTTCAATTCCTTCAATCCGAAAAATTGAACGAAATCAAACTAGAGGACTGTACCCATTTTTTAATCCATATCAAAAGGGGCTGGTGGTACACTTTAATATATATGATGATGTCTTTATCAATCCAAATTCCGAGGATACTTTTCTCCAGGAAATTTTAAAAGTAAATCCAGCAATTGAAATTATTTCATAG
- the sufD gene encoding Fe-S cluster assembly protein SufD → MNTLVSESLLQQVLNSFQEQVAEPAFLSTIRQQAFDRFSAVGFPTVKDEEWKYTNIHKLIDQSYVLNSDVDIEGLDFSAGEIPNLDAHRIVLVNGQYMLSFSSLEEENGLIVKTMEDAVEEPAFKAHFAQHADKANNPFVALNTAGYTNGVFIALAKNTILSKPIHIIHVATGREDFFSQTRNLIVVDANAELEIIESYMTVDGAAKNIQNKVSEIVIKENAKMQHYYLQIAEAVSHYFNHTEVYQEKYSLYNNYNCNFPGASFIRNNINIRLDAENVESHLYGINLTDDKQLVDNHTEVDHMKPHCESYEWYKNITQGESTAVFNGKIFVREDAQKTNAFQQNNNLLISDQSAVYTKPQLEIFADDVKCSHGCTIGQFDNDALFYLRARGIGEQAARILLVHAFAFDVTSRFSNDVVRQYVEELVEESLTSK, encoded by the coding sequence ATGAATACATTAGTTTCAGAATCATTACTTCAACAAGTGTTGAACAGTTTTCAAGAGCAAGTGGCAGAGCCTGCTTTTTTGTCGACGATACGTCAGCAAGCTTTTGATCGCTTTTCGGCAGTTGGCTTTCCTACTGTGAAAGATGAAGAATGGAAATATACCAATATTCATAAACTTATCGATCAATCATATGTATTGAATTCGGATGTGGATATTGAAGGATTAGATTTTAGTGCTGGCGAAATTCCAAACTTGGATGCCCACCGCATCGTATTAGTTAACGGTCAATACATGCTTTCATTTTCTTCGTTGGAAGAGGAAAATGGTCTTATCGTAAAAACTATGGAAGATGCTGTGGAGGAACCTGCTTTTAAAGCTCATTTTGCGCAGCATGCTGATAAAGCCAATAACCCTTTCGTAGCATTAAATACTGCCGGTTATACAAATGGTGTTTTTATTGCACTAGCAAAAAATACAATTTTATCAAAACCAATTCATATTATCCATGTTGCGACAGGCCGTGAAGATTTCTTCTCGCAAACACGTAATCTGATTGTTGTAGATGCCAATGCTGAGTTAGAGATTATTGAGTCCTATATGACAGTGGATGGTGCTGCTAAAAACATTCAAAATAAAGTTTCGGAAATCGTGATCAAGGAGAATGCGAAAATGCAGCACTATTATTTGCAAATCGCAGAAGCGGTCAGTCATTATTTCAATCATACCGAAGTATATCAAGAGAAGTATAGCCTTTATAATAATTATAACTGTAACTTCCCTGGCGCATCTTTTATTAGAAATAATATCAATATACGTCTTGATGCCGAAAATGTAGAGAGTCACTTATATGGTATCAATTTGACAGATGATAAACAGTTGGTGGATAACCATACGGAAGTCGATCATATGAAACCGCATTGTGAATCTTACGAATGGTACAAAAACATTACGCAAGGCGAGTCAACAGCTGTTTTTAACGGTAAAATTTTTGTGCGTGAAGATGCTCAAAAAACCAACGCATTCCAGCAAAATAATAATTTGTTGATTTCAGATCAATCAGCAGTTTATACAAAACCGCAGTTGGAAATTTTCGCTGACGATGTTAAGTGTTCACATGGTTGTACCATAGGACAGTTTGACAATGATGCCTTGTTCTATTTAAGAGCGAGAGGCATAGGAGAACAAGCAGCACGTATTTTATTAGTACATGCATTTGCATTTGATGTAACTAGTCGTTTTTCAAATGATGTTGTTCGTCAATATGTAGAAGAATTAGTTGAAGAAAGTTTAACAAGCAAATAG
- a CDS encoding sensor histidine kinase — protein MASISFTRNRIRILGLALVFVVSIYIIMFRVIDQRLERLNKRILKEVSLEKSELVQKEFDDFDRIFHLMGLAADEGQQEFMNKLIEQDSVKQFLVAYSYWKSESGVYSEKLTWYNDKSVIDSIFIQTKLFEDITSATFIQGKNGMYLRIHIKTNKGVLQLILDLYKFNTYIANQNIGMRAYFELYDDHGICIMHPDLTHIGKKRKEVIMSYPIRDSVILSDHLGLEVLLEEYKLNGIFSDSKFFVNVVLLMTADEVRDIGNTAFLLGALGIATMLLFMFLIDLQNRKAKQLMLRNLEYQKEDALLRFENLKRKVDPHFLFNALGSLQQLIGKDPIQAKAFVGKMAKVYRKFLSRDETGLTTIKEEIVLGEEYFFLQKIRFADTLNPLEINISTESMALYIPRFSLQILIENAIKHNELNKEKPLSISIIETHGQLVVRNTVLLKNPDVDSAGYGTQMIAHVYDFYHVQGFEIQYTEAYFIVYLPFIHIDSQ, from the coding sequence ATGGCTTCAATTTCTTTTACACGCAATAGAATACGCATCTTAGGTCTGGCACTCGTTTTTGTAGTGTCCATATATATCATCATGTTTCGTGTGATAGATCAACGTTTGGAGCGATTGAATAAACGTATTTTAAAGGAGGTATCATTAGAAAAATCAGAGCTTGTTCAAAAAGAATTTGACGATTTTGATCGCATTTTTCACTTAATGGGACTTGCTGCAGATGAAGGTCAGCAAGAGTTTATGAATAAACTCATTGAACAAGACAGCGTTAAACAATTTCTTGTTGCTTATTCCTACTGGAAGTCTGAATCGGGAGTTTATTCAGAAAAATTAACATGGTACAACGATAAAAGTGTTATAGATTCCATTTTTATTCAGACGAAATTATTTGAAGATATCACATCAGCAACCTTTATTCAAGGTAAAAATGGCATGTATTTGCGGATTCATATTAAAACGAATAAAGGTGTTCTACAATTGATTTTAGATCTCTATAAATTCAATACTTATATAGCAAATCAAAACATAGGAATGCGGGCTTATTTTGAACTATATGATGATCATGGGATATGTATTATGCATCCTGATCTAACCCATATCGGGAAAAAAAGAAAAGAAGTTATAATGAGCTATCCAATTAGAGATAGTGTGATCCTCTCGGATCATCTAGGATTAGAGGTGTTGCTGGAAGAATATAAATTAAATGGTATATTTTCAGATAGTAAATTTTTTGTAAACGTCGTTTTGCTTATGACAGCAGATGAAGTTCGCGATATCGGCAATACAGCATTTCTCTTGGGAGCCTTAGGTATTGCTACAATGCTACTTTTTATGTTTTTAATTGATTTGCAAAACAGAAAAGCAAAGCAATTGATGTTAAGGAATTTGGAGTACCAGAAAGAAGATGCTTTGCTGCGATTTGAAAATTTAAAAAGAAAAGTCGATCCTCATTTTTTATTCAATGCATTGGGTTCTTTGCAGCAATTAATAGGTAAAGACCCAATCCAAGCAAAGGCTTTTGTGGGCAAAATGGCGAAGGTATACCGTAAGTTCTTAAGTCGTGATGAAACTGGGTTGACAACAATAAAAGAAGAAATCGTACTAGGAGAAGAATATTTTTTTCTACAAAAGATTCGCTTTGCAGACACCTTAAATCCTTTAGAAATCAATATTTCGACAGAATCGATGGCTTTATATATTCCCCGTTTTAGTTTGCAAATCCTGATCGAAAATGCGATTAAGCATAATGAACTCAATAAGGAAAAACCGCTGTCGATCTCCATTATTGAAACCCACGGCCAGCTTGTTGTGCGAAACACGGTGTTGTTAAAAAATCCAGATGTGGATTCAGCGGGCTATGGAACGCAAATGATCGCACATGTGTATGATTTTTATCATGTCCAAGGTTTTGAAATACAGTATACTGAGGCATATTTTATAGTTTACCTCCCCTTTATTCATATTGATAGTCAATAA